From a single Anomaloglossus baeobatrachus isolate aAnoBae1 chromosome 4, aAnoBae1.hap1, whole genome shotgun sequence genomic region:
- the LOC142300925 gene encoding uncharacterized protein LOC142300925 isoform X2, whose product MVVPAMDDLRQMKLLTDEQYDLVKYKDTTQEQMRELYRHVKSWGNTDKTTVYQCLKLNNPLVVANVERSLQSINNWSDHDHEAPMADSNHSVRRKQNVQSSMDQKLGAETEEKVMMGLQECVFHERALRYDCTENKNQHLQTEEKCNLHQVVEEQNDQLQQRVQDLHEDMEAEKAKAEDITRRMSILFSNSRSQLNLLEERILSEISRQEEQASMSVSDLIQKLEVKKEKLCRDLHPMQELRTSNGPLQEMEYDACTDPRAEARLCAVRNVDMGLISAMLHSGLSDMITGIKRGIYEQEITDLLLDINTAENHVHISDDLKTATWSQRDLQRPDSEERFNYSQVLSRSGVSTQQGYWEVETSGTGAWRVGMSYASVVRKGRQSSIGNNDRSWALCRWINGLEYGAIHNRRTTPINDKISTQRFGIYLDYETGRLSFYELSDPVKHLHTFYATFMEPLHAAIYVWDRDCDKGCWVRIRSYEK is encoded by the coding sequence ATGGTGGTGCCAGCCATGGATGACCTGCGACAGATGAAGCTCCTGACAGACGAGCAGTATGACCTCGTGAAGTATAAAGACACCACCCAGGAACAGATGAGGGAACTTTACCGACATGTCAAGAGCTGGGGCAACACTGATAAAACAACAGTCTATCAATGTCTGAAGCTGAAcaatccactggtggtggccaatgTGGAGAGGAGTCTACAGTCCATCAATAACTGGTCAGATCATGATCATGAAGCCCCTATGGCTGACTCCAATCACTCAGTCCGTAGGAAGCAAAATGTCCAATCAAGCATGGACCAGAAACTAGGAGCAGAAACGGAGGAGAAGGTCATGATGGGTCTACAAGAATGTGTCTTCCATGAGAGAGCCCTGAGATATGACTGCACCGAGAACAAAAACCAACACCTGCAGACAGAGGAGAAATGCAACCTACACCAGGTCGTGGAGGAACAAAACGACCAGCTTCAGCAAAGAGTCCAGGACCTCCATGAAGACATGGAGGCAGAAAAAGCCAAAGCTGAGGATATCACCAGAAGAATGAGCATCCTGTTCAGTAACAGCAGGAGTCAACTCAACCTCCTGGAGGAGAGGATCCTGAGCGAGATCTCCAGACAAGAAGAGCAGGCGTCTATGTCAGTCTCTGATCTGATCCAGAAGCTGGAGGTCAAGAAGGAGAAGCTGTGCAGAGATTTACATCCCATGCAGGAGCTGCGTACCTCTAACGGACCACTGCAGGAGATGGAATATGACGCTTGTACAGATCCTAGAGCAGAGGCGCGCCTCTGTGCGGTCCGCAATGTGGACATGGGTCTGATCTCTGCAATGTTACACTCTGGACTATCTGACATGATAACCGGTATAAAGAGAGGGATTTACGAGCAGGAAATTACCGACCTGTTACTAGACatcaacacagccgagaaccacgTCCATATATCCGACGACCTGAAAACTGCAACCTGGTCACAAAGAGACCTGCAGCGCCCGGACTCAGAGGAGCGGTTCAATTACTCGCAGGTGCTCAGCCGCAGCGGGGTCTCTACACAGCAGGGTTACTGGGAGGTAGAGACCAGCGGCACGGGGGCCTGGAGGGTGGGGATGAGCTACGCCAGTGTGGTCAGGAAAGGCCGCCAGTCGTCAATAGGAAATAATGACCGGTCCTGGGCTCTGTGCCGATGGATAAATGGCCTGGAGTACGGAGCCATACATAACAGGAGAACCACCCCGATCAACGACAAGATCTCCACCCAGAGGTTTGGGATCTATCTGGATTATGAGACTGGACGACTCTCCTTCTATGAGCTGAGTGACcccgtcaaacacttacacactttCTACGCCACCTTCATGGAGCCGCTCCATGCCGCCATCTACGTCTGGGACAGAGATTGTGATAAAGGCTGCTGGGTACGGATCCGGAGCTACGAGAAATGA
- the LOC142300925 gene encoding uncharacterized protein LOC142300925 isoform X1, which translates to MAEGHALDENISRLIQAITMVVPAMDDLRQMKLLTDEQYDLVKYKDTTQEQMRELYRHVKSWGNTDKTTVYQCLKLNNPLVVANVERSLQSINNWSDHDHEAPMADSNHSVRRKQNVQSSMDQKLGAETEEKVMMGLQECVFHERALRYDCTENKNQHLQTEEKCNLHQVVEEQNDQLQQRVQDLHEDMEAEKAKAEDITRRMSILFSNSRSQLNLLEERILSEISRQEEQASMSVSDLIQKLEVKKEKLCRDLHPMQELRTSNGPLQEMEYDACTDPRAEARLCAVRNVDMGLISAMLHSGLSDMITGIKRGIYEQEITDLLLDINTAENHVHISDDLKTATWSQRDLQRPDSEERFNYSQVLSRSGVSTQQGYWEVETSGTGAWRVGMSYASVVRKGRQSSIGNNDRSWALCRWINGLEYGAIHNRRTTPINDKISTQRFGIYLDYETGRLSFYELSDPVKHLHTFYATFMEPLHAAIYVWDRDCDKGCWVRIRSYEK; encoded by the exons ATGGCGGAAG GACACGCCCTGGACGAGAACATCAGCCGCCTCATCCAGGCCATCACTATGGTGGTGCCAGCCATGGATGACCTGCGACAGATGAAGCTCCTGACAGACGAGCAGTATGACCTCGTGAAGTATAAAGACACCACCCAGGAACAGATGAGGGAACTTTACCGACATGTCAAGAGCTGGGGCAACACTGATAAAACAACAGTCTATCAATGTCTGAAGCTGAAcaatccactggtggtggccaatgTGGAGAGGAGTCTACAGTCCATCAATAACTGGTCAGATCATGATCATGAAGCCCCTATGGCTGACTCCAATCACTCAGTCCGTAGGAAGCAAAATGTCCAATCAAGCATGGACCAGAAACTAGGAGCAGAAACGGAGGAGAAGGTCATGATGGGTCTACAAGAATGTGTCTTCCATGAGAGAGCCCTGAGATATGACTGCACCGAGAACAAAAACCAACACCTGCAGACAGAGGAGAAATGCAACCTACACCAGGTCGTGGAGGAACAAAACGACCAGCTTCAGCAAAGAGTCCAGGACCTCCATGAAGACATGGAGGCAGAAAAAGCCAAAGCTGAGGATATCACCAGAAGAATGAGCATCCTGTTCAGTAACAGCAGGAGTCAACTCAACCTCCTGGAGGAGAGGATCCTGAGCGAGATCTCCAGACAAGAAGAGCAGGCGTCTATGTCAGTCTCTGATCTGATCCAGAAGCTGGAGGTCAAGAAGGAGAAGCTGTGCAGAGATTTACATCCCATGCAGGAGCTGCGTACCTCTAACGGACCACTGCAGGAGATGGAATATGACGCTTGTACAGATCCTAGAGCAGAGGCGCGCCTCTGTGCGGTCCGCAATGTGGACATGGGTCTGATCTCTGCAATGTTACACTCTGGACTATCTGACATGATAACCGGTATAAAGAGAGGGATTTACGAGCAGGAAATTACCGACCTGTTACTAGACatcaacacagccgagaaccacgTCCATATATCCGACGACCTGAAAACTGCAACCTGGTCACAAAGAGACCTGCAGCGCCCGGACTCAGAGGAGCGGTTCAATTACTCGCAGGTGCTCAGCCGCAGCGGGGTCTCTACACAGCAGGGTTACTGGGAGGTAGAGACCAGCGGCACGGGGGCCTGGAGGGTGGGGATGAGCTACGCCAGTGTGGTCAGGAAAGGCCGCCAGTCGTCAATAGGAAATAATGACCGGTCCTGGGCTCTGTGCCGATGGATAAATGGCCTGGAGTACGGAGCCATACATAACAGGAGAACCACCCCGATCAACGACAAGATCTCCACCCAGAGGTTTGGGATCTATCTGGATTATGAGACTGGACGACTCTCCTTCTATGAGCTGAGTGACcccgtcaaacacttacacactttCTACGCCACCTTCATGGAGCCGCTCCATGCCGCCATCTACGTCTGGGACAGAGATTGTGATAAAGGCTGCTGGGTACGGATCCGGAGCTACGAGAAATGA